The Methanothrix soehngenii GP6 genome has a window encoding:
- a CDS encoding TIGR00725 family protein, with translation MRIQIAVVGGGDCSLCVREMAEELGRLLAAEGHTLICGGLGGVMEAACKGAAESGGTVVGILPGDRKDANPYVGISVATGMSHARNAIIVRSSDAVIALPGEYGTLSEIALALKMNKAVISLGSWDIAGTLRAKDPREAIRLLSRQLRLGIA, from the coding sequence ATCAGAATACAAATAGCAGTAGTAGGAGGTGGAGACTGCAGCCTTTGCGTCCGGGAGATGGCAGAGGAGCTTGGGAGGCTCCTGGCAGCGGAGGGGCACACCCTCATTTGCGGTGGCCTGGGTGGGGTTATGGAGGCAGCATGTAAGGGTGCAGCAGAGAGCGGGGGAACGGTGGTGGGAATTCTGCCCGGGGACAGGAAGGATGCCAATCCCTATGTGGGAATTAGCGTGGCCACAGGCATGAGCCATGCCAGGAATGCGATAATTGTGAGGAGCTCGGATGCAGTTATTGCTCTGCCCGGCGAGTATGGGACTCTATCCGAGATCGCCCTGGCCCTGAAGATGAATAAAGCCGTGATCAGCCTGGGAAGCTGGGATATTGCCGGGACGTTGAGGGCGAAGGACCCAAGAGAAGCTATTCGCCTGCTCAGCCGCCAATTGCGCCTGGGAATCGCATGA